One segment of Gilliamella sp. ESL0441 DNA contains the following:
- a CDS encoding OprD family outer membrane porin, whose translation MNFYNPLFTNRSLNCITKLILSCSILVCAVPAQADNIQPFFDDASLTSNVFFWNRDRERKDITQHKYEKNLRHTSFNTNLDFNSGYIADMFAIELGGYGAWEVSNGGNGHPNEIGFSGANNRWDENWKKDVSGLSFYKAQLNFKLDKLLWLKAGYIQPSGQTLLAPHWSFLPGTYRGVEFGTTFDFDSAGMLSMSYMWADKYKAPWYKRLYEFRQWQKGKKIDYLHSAGLKYDFKNNLVLETAFGQSHNYMNQFFGKASYKMNVFDNPLTLSYQFYGAKDQSHKGAKVYDGLAWLQAATLGYQMGPVGLRLEGVAVKAEGEQGFFLQRMTPDYASSNGRLDVWWNSRSDFNANGEKALFAEVTYDLSHLSPYFNGWKTGASYAYGWDAKPSTNKLFNQKTRLIESAYNFDLGYTVQQGFAKNTSFQLHYTKYNNHSKIPSWSEGYGNIFQDERDIKFIVTVPFTIFNAKQK comes from the coding sequence ATGAATTTTTATAATCCTTTATTTACCAATCGTTCGCTAAATTGTATCACAAAGCTAATACTGTCATGCTCCATTTTAGTCTGTGCTGTGCCAGCACAAGCTGATAATATTCAACCTTTTTTTGATGATGCTTCATTAACCAGTAATGTCTTTTTTTGGAATCGTGATCGAGAAAGAAAGGATATCACTCAACATAAATATGAAAAAAACCTTAGGCATACTTCTTTCAACACTAATTTAGATTTCAATTCAGGTTATATTGCGGATATGTTTGCTATTGAACTTGGCGGATACGGAGCTTGGGAAGTGAGTAACGGCGGTAATGGTCATCCTAATGAAATCGGTTTTAGTGGCGCCAATAATCGTTGGGATGAAAATTGGAAAAAAGATGTCAGTGGTCTAAGTTTTTATAAGGCTCAGCTAAATTTTAAACTCGATAAGCTATTATGGTTAAAAGCGGGATATATTCAACCATCAGGACAAACACTGCTTGCCCCGCACTGGAGCTTTTTACCTGGCACTTATCGAGGCGTTGAGTTTGGAACAACGTTTGATTTTGACTCAGCAGGGATGTTATCCATGTCCTATATGTGGGCTGATAAATATAAAGCTCCGTGGTATAAACGACTTTATGAATTTAGACAGTGGCAAAAAGGGAAAAAAATCGATTATTTACATTCTGCTGGTTTGAAGTATGACTTTAAAAATAATTTAGTGCTAGAAACTGCGTTTGGTCAATCGCACAATTATATGAATCAATTTTTTGGTAAAGCATCTTATAAAATGAATGTATTTGATAATCCGCTAACTTTAAGTTATCAATTTTATGGTGCTAAAGACCAATCCCATAAAGGTGCTAAAGTTTATGATGGTTTAGCATGGTTACAAGCGGCAACATTAGGTTATCAGATGGGGCCAGTAGGTCTACGACTTGAAGGTGTTGCTGTCAAAGCAGAAGGCGAACAAGGATTCTTTTTACAACGAATGACGCCGGATTATGCGTCATCAAATGGTCGCTTAGATGTATGGTGGAATTCACGTTCAGACTTTAATGCCAATGGTGAAAAAGCCTTATTTGCAGAAGTAACTTATGATTTAAGTCATCTTTCCCCTTATTTTAACGGGTGGAAAACGGGCGCTTCTTATGCTTATGGGTGGGATGCTAAACCAAGTACGAATAAACTTTTTAACCAAAAGACTCGATTAATTGAATCAGCTTATAATTTCGATTTAGGTTATACAGTACAGCAGGGTTTTGCTAAAAACACCTCTTTCCAGTTACATTATACCAAATATAATAACCACTCAAAAATACCAAGCTGGAGCGAAGGTTATGGTAATATCTTCCAAGATGAACGAGATATCAAATTTATTGTTACTGTTCCATTCACAATATTCAATGCAAAACAAAAATAG
- a CDS encoding beta-N-acetylhexosaminidase: MKKLKTAILATSIASLLSVGVTQSAYANQKTVDLMSAQLNVKYTVNDNQANDHGINCAALGADWAACNKVTISLTNNGSAIKDKDWAIYFSSIRMILSVDNDQFKITHLTGDLHKIEPTDKFTGFPAKGTINIPIIGEYWIVSESDIMPRWYVTSTNAKPKIIANTNTDSDNLSAFVSPINQQWKRTADDHNILMTTVNRFQYNADIETLSADSLRGQILPTPKQLSVGKEDIKFDAKGVNLVLNGLNQDSLAVVKNEFKTLNIPVTEQGFNIQASIDPQKFEQGQAGAYQLDITKDKATIYAFDESGIFYAIQSLLSTVSVDHSNSVPTLSVVDSPRFEYRGVMLDIGRNFKSKQAILRLLDQMAKYKMNKFHFHLSDDEGWRIEIPGLPELTEIGSKRCHDLTEETCLLPQLGSGPESNTTGSGYLTRQDYIEIIKYAKARFIEVIPEIDMPAHARAAIVSMEARYKRLMKEGKEQQANEFRLVDPTDTSNTTTVQFYNRMSYLNPCLDSSQRFVTKIMDEMAKMHVEAGQPLTTWHFGGDEAKNIRLGTGYQDLKSKDKVAFKGLIDQSHEDHPWAKSKACQSFVSKGVVENIEHLPSYFAEQVSTIIKDHGINHMQAWQDGMKHAESAKSFAVDKVTVNFWDTLYWGGFDSVNEWTNKGYQVIVSNPDYVYLDMPYEVNPKESGYYWATRYNDERKIFSFAPNNLPQNAETSLDRDGNPFTAKGTLNWPGAYGLSAQIWTEDIRTDDKMEYMTFPRLLAIAERAWHQADWEIDYQKDREFIQGKTHYVDQQKLRQDWVRFANLVGQRELAKLDLTGIDYRLPIPGAKIENNQLMANIVFPGLIIEYSIDNGKNWHRYTDPVTIKNDDTVLVRSLSADLKRVSRVEQVNE, encoded by the coding sequence ATGAAAAAGCTTAAAACTGCAATACTTGCAACCTCGATAGCCTCTTTATTAAGTGTAGGCGTAACACAATCAGCTTATGCTAATCAAAAGACAGTTGATTTAATGAGTGCTCAACTTAATGTTAAATATACTGTTAATGATAATCAGGCAAATGATCATGGTATCAATTGTGCTGCTTTGGGTGCGGATTGGGCTGCATGTAATAAAGTGACCATCTCGTTAACAAATAATGGTTCAGCAATCAAAGATAAAGATTGGGCAATTTATTTTAGTAGTATTCGTATGATTTTGTCCGTTGACAATGATCAGTTTAAAATCACTCATCTTACTGGGGATCTTCATAAAATAGAACCAACGGATAAATTTACCGGATTTCCTGCCAAAGGCACTATCAATATTCCAATTATTGGTGAATATTGGATCGTAAGCGAAAGTGATATTATGCCACGTTGGTATGTAACATCGACCAATGCAAAGCCTAAAATTATTGCAAATACTAATACTGATTCTGATAATTTATCGGCTTTTGTGTCGCCAATTAATCAACAATGGAAAAGAACGGCTGATGACCATAACATTTTAATGACGACTGTTAATCGTTTTCAATATAACGCCGATATTGAAACATTATCAGCAGATTCTTTACGTGGACAAATTTTACCGACGCCAAAACAATTATCAGTCGGTAAAGAAGATATTAAGTTTGATGCTAAAGGTGTCAATTTAGTACTTAATGGTTTAAATCAAGATAGCTTAGCCGTTGTAAAAAATGAGTTTAAAACGTTAAATATCCCGGTTACAGAACAAGGTTTTAACATACAAGCATCAATTGATCCTCAAAAGTTTGAACAAGGGCAAGCCGGTGCTTATCAACTTGATATTACCAAAGATAAAGCAACCATTTACGCGTTTGATGAAAGTGGTATTTTTTATGCAATTCAATCTCTATTATCGACGGTTTCTGTCGATCATTCGAATTCAGTTCCTACTCTTAGTGTCGTTGATTCTCCAAGATTTGAATATCGTGGTGTGATGCTTGATATCGGACGTAATTTCAAATCCAAACAAGCGATTTTACGTTTATTAGATCAAATGGCTAAATATAAAATGAATAAATTCCATTTTCATTTAAGCGATGATGAAGGTTGGCGAATTGAGATTCCGGGGTTACCTGAACTCACCGAAATTGGTAGTAAACGTTGCCATGATCTTACTGAAGAGACTTGTTTACTACCTCAATTGGGATCGGGGCCTGAAAGTAATACAACCGGATCTGGTTATTTAACTCGTCAAGACTATATTGAAATTATTAAATATGCAAAAGCAAGGTTCATCGAAGTCATTCCGGAAATTGATATGCCTGCACATGCTAGAGCCGCTATTGTTTCTATGGAGGCACGTTATAAACGTTTAATGAAAGAAGGGAAGGAGCAACAAGCTAATGAGTTTCGCTTAGTGGATCCAACTGATACATCTAATACCACAACTGTTCAGTTTTATAATCGTATGAGTTATTTGAATCCTTGTCTCGACTCATCTCAACGATTTGTTACTAAAATTATGGATGAAATGGCAAAAATGCATGTTGAAGCTGGACAACCGCTCACGACTTGGCATTTTGGCGGTGATGAAGCAAAAAATATTCGTTTAGGCACAGGTTACCAAGATTTAAAAAGTAAAGATAAAGTTGCTTTTAAAGGTCTTATTGATCAAAGTCATGAAGATCATCCATGGGCTAAATCAAAAGCCTGTCAAAGTTTTGTATCTAAAGGGGTAGTTGAAAATATTGAACATTTGCCTAGCTATTTTGCTGAGCAGGTCAGCACCATAATTAAAGATCATGGTATTAACCATATGCAAGCTTGGCAGGATGGTATGAAGCATGCTGAGAGTGCTAAATCTTTTGCTGTAGATAAAGTGACAGTAAATTTCTGGGATACACTTTATTGGGGCGGATTTGATTCAGTCAATGAGTGGACAAATAAAGGTTATCAAGTCATTGTCTCTAATCCGGATTATGTGTATTTAGATATGCCATACGAAGTTAATCCAAAAGAAAGCGGTTATTATTGGGCAACACGTTATAATGATGAGCGCAAAATTTTTAGTTTTGCACCGAATAATTTACCTCAAAATGCGGAAACATCTTTAGATCGTGATGGCAATCCGTTTACGGCGAAAGGTACGTTAAATTGGCCCGGAGCTTATGGATTGTCTGCTCAAATTTGGACTGAGGACATTCGAACAGATGATAAGATGGAATATATGACTTTTCCTCGCTTATTAGCCATTGCAGAACGGGCTTGGCATCAGGCAGATTGGGAGATCGACTATCAAAAAGATCGTGAATTCATACAAGGTAAAACACACTATGTGGATCAACAAAAATTGCGTCAAGATTGGGTGCGTTTTGCTAACTTAGTTGGTCAACGAGAATTAGCAAAATTAGATTTAACGGGAATTGATTATCGTTTACCAATTCCAGGTGCTAAAATTGAAAATAATCAACTTATGGCTAATATTGTCTTCCCTGGCTTAATCATTGAATACTCAATTGATAATGGTAAAAATTGGCATCGATATACCGATCCTGTCACCATTAAAAACGATGATACGGTATTGGTACGTAGTTTATCAGCTGATTTGAAAAGAGTGAGTCGTGTTGAACAAGTAAACGAATAA
- the rraB gene encoding ribonuclease E inhibitor RraB, which produces MKDQILLAQQDTQSIIDELLEDGSDPHAMYLIEHHISSENFDKLEKVAVEAYKLGYEATDPDEDVDDFGNVIIGFDIIAESPLSADLINAQIAQIMTLAHQFKVNYDGWGTYFEDGSDDILDESVFDNETLH; this is translated from the coding sequence ATGAAAGATCAAATTCTACTTGCCCAACAAGATACTCAATCAATTATTGATGAACTTTTAGAAGATGGTAGTGATCCCCATGCGATGTATTTAATTGAACATCATATTTCATCAGAAAACTTTGATAAACTTGAAAAAGTTGCAGTTGAAGCCTATAAATTAGGTTATGAAGCAACAGATCCCGATGAAGATGTTGATGATTTTGGCAATGTTATTATTGGTTTTGATATCATCGCTGAAAGCCCTCTCAGTGCTGATTTAATCAATGCACAGATTGCCCAAATTATGACGTTGGCGCATCAATTTAAAGTGAATTATGACGGTTGGGGTACTTATTTTGAAGATGGGAGTGATGATATTTTAGACGAAAGTGTCTTTGATAATGAAACTCTACATTAA
- a CDS encoding PHP domain-containing protein: protein MIVDLHSHTIASDGVLSPSELVKRAIDNQIDILAITDHDTVKGLPEAQKLIKDESLPIRLINGVEISTVWKNNEIHIVGLNIDIENQQLLDLLVAQEQGRIDRAMAISHKLVKLHIDNAYEQAKVFAKGDIVSRAHFARFLVDQGLVKDVKTAFKKYLGKSGYAYVPAKWCSIEEAITAIHAAGGLAVLAHPTRYDLTGTKLKLLINDFKTWGGDAIEVSQSRQTQDDLQRLAKLANEFELLASQGSDFHDLVNYLDLGKTTPLPTSVTPIWHNWILD, encoded by the coding sequence GTGATCGTAGATTTGCATTCTCATACTATTGCCTCTGATGGTGTCCTATCACCCAGCGAGCTGGTTAAACGTGCTATCGATAACCAAATTGACATATTAGCGATAACGGATCATGATACCGTAAAAGGATTACCAGAGGCACAAAAGTTGATCAAGGATGAAAGTCTGCCGATTAGGCTGATTAATGGTGTTGAAATATCGACTGTTTGGAAAAATAATGAAATTCATATTGTTGGCTTAAACATTGATATTGAAAATCAACAATTGTTGGACTTACTTGTTGCACAAGAACAAGGGCGGATAGATCGTGCAATGGCAATCAGCCATAAATTGGTCAAGTTACATATTGATAACGCTTATGAACAAGCAAAGGTGTTTGCTAAAGGGGATATTGTTTCTCGTGCACACTTTGCCCGATTTCTCGTTGATCAAGGTTTAGTCAAAGATGTGAAAACGGCATTTAAAAAATATCTTGGAAAAAGTGGATATGCTTATGTGCCCGCAAAATGGTGTAGTATTGAAGAAGCGATAACAGCTATTCATGCAGCAGGTGGACTTGCGGTATTAGCACATCCGACTCGATATGATTTAACTGGTACTAAATTGAAATTATTAATAAATGATTTCAAGACTTGGGGCGGTGATGCCATTGAAGTTTCGCAAAGCCGACAAACACAAGATGACTTACAGCGATTAGCTAAATTAGCCAACGAATTTGAACTGCTTGCCTCGCAAGGTTCTGATTTTCATGATTTGGTTAACTATTTAGATTTAGGTAAAACGACCCCTTTGCCAACTAGTGTAACGCCAATTTGGCATAATTGGATACTAGATTAA
- a CDS encoding L-threonylcarbamoyladenylate synthase, producing MSQTFYIHPDNPQNRLLEQIVKILNDGGVIAFPTDSGYSLGCLLDNKNGVDRICKIRQLDKYHNFTLMCRDLSELSSYAMVDNITFRLLKNNTPGKYVFILPASKEVPRRLMNEKRKTIGLRIPDNKIDLALLDLLGQPLMTTTLILPNEDEAQSDPDEIEDKIGHQLDAVVHGGYIGQQPTTVIDLTNDYPDVIRRGSGDIKPFE from the coding sequence ATGAGCCAAACTTTTTATATACATCCTGACAATCCTCAAAATCGATTATTAGAGCAAATCGTAAAAATCCTGAATGATGGTGGGGTTATCGCCTTTCCTACTGATTCTGGTTATTCACTTGGTTGCTTACTTGATAATAAAAATGGTGTTGATCGTATTTGTAAAATACGTCAGCTTGATAAATATCACAATTTTACGTTGATGTGTCGAGATTTATCGGAGTTATCCTCTTATGCAATGGTCGATAACATCACATTTCGTCTGCTCAAAAATAACACTCCTGGTAAATACGTTTTTATTTTACCTGCAAGTAAAGAAGTGCCTCGTCGCTTGATGAATGAAAAACGGAAAACCATAGGATTACGTATTCCGGATAATAAAATTGATTTAGCTTTACTTGATTTATTAGGTCAGCCATTAATGACCACAACGTTAATTTTGCCAAATGAAGATGAAGCACAATCTGATCCTGATGAAATTGAGGATAAAATTGGACACCAACTTGATGCGGTTGTTCATGGTGGTTATATCGGTCAGCAACCAACAACCGTTATTGATTTAACAAATGATTACCCTGATGTTATTCGTAGAGGTAGTGGGGATATTAAGCCTTTTGAATAA
- the rluB gene encoding 23S rRNA pseudouridine(2605) synthase RluB: MKKVNDNTEKLQKVLANLGNGSRREIEAMIAAGKISVDGKIATLGDRVDVNANPKIRINGHLVQLRSKEKTVCRVLAYYKPEGEICSRNDPQGRATVFARLPRLKNARWINIGRLDINTSGLLLFTTDGELANRLMHPRHEIEREYAVRVFGNVTDQQVNQLRKGVQLEDGPASFKSVKAQGGDGLNQWFNVVITEGRNREVRRMWEAIDVQVSRLLRIRYGNITLPKGLSRGTWMELSLDSVNYLRDIVGLAKESKSFIDAKTDKRSFRPKRTKLNNLSKSSRQATAKKPTRI; encoded by the coding sequence ATGAAAAAAGTAAATGACAATACTGAAAAGTTGCAAAAAGTGTTAGCTAATTTAGGTAATGGTTCACGTCGTGAAATTGAGGCAATGATTGCCGCAGGCAAAATTAGCGTTGACGGTAAAATTGCAACATTAGGTGATAGGGTTGATGTGAATGCTAACCCTAAAATTCGAATTAATGGACACTTGGTTCAGCTAAGAAGTAAAGAAAAAACGGTTTGTCGTGTGTTAGCTTATTACAAACCCGAGGGGGAAATCTGTTCCCGTAACGATCCACAAGGACGAGCAACAGTTTTTGCTCGTTTACCGCGTTTAAAAAATGCTCGCTGGATCAATATTGGTCGATTGGATATTAATACTTCTGGTTTACTTCTTTTTACCACAGATGGTGAATTGGCTAATCGATTAATGCATCCTCGTCATGAAATAGAACGTGAATATGCGGTACGTGTTTTTGGAAATGTGACTGATCAGCAAGTTAATCAATTACGAAAAGGAGTACAACTTGAAGATGGTCCAGCTTCTTTTAAATCTGTTAAAGCGCAAGGTGGCGATGGTTTAAATCAGTGGTTTAATGTCGTCATAACTGAAGGGCGTAACCGTGAAGTGCGTAGAATGTGGGAAGCAATTGATGTACAAGTAAGCCGTTTGCTGCGTATTCGTTATGGTAATATAACCTTACCTAAAGGTTTATCACGAGGAACTTGGATGGAGTTAAGTCTTGACTCGGTTAATTATCTACGTGATATTGTCGGATTAGCAAAAGAATCCAAATCATTCATTGATGCCAAAACAGATAAACGTAGTTTCAGACCCAAAAGAACTAAACTCAACAACTTGTCAAAATCATCAAGACAAGCTACAGCTAAAAAGCCAACACGAATCTAA